A genomic window from Streptomyces sp. NBC_01429 includes:
- a CDS encoding winged helix-turn-helix transcriptional regulator — protein MTSSTRRPSSGNRGDLFDPQCPTRRLLDRIGTKWTSMAIKVLAEASPEEVRFAELRRRMTGVSQKMLSVTLQGLTRDGLVNRRVEASVPPRVYYGLTPLGLTLEEPLAMLREWAEEHMAEIDHANQRGQEHPVGA, from the coding sequence GTGACCTCCTCGACGCGACGCCCCTCTTCCGGGAATCGTGGAGATCTGTTCGATCCGCAGTGTCCGACCCGCCGTCTGCTCGACCGGATCGGCACGAAATGGACGTCCATGGCCATCAAGGTGCTGGCGGAGGCGTCCCCGGAGGAGGTGCGCTTCGCGGAACTGCGGCGCAGGATGACCGGCGTCTCGCAGAAGATGCTGTCGGTCACCCTTCAAGGGCTGACCCGTGATGGCCTGGTCAACCGCCGAGTGGAGGCGTCAGTGCCACCACGCGTGTACTACGGGCTCACCCCGCTCGGCCTGACACTGGAAGAACCGCTGGCGATGCTTCGTGAGTGGGCCGAGGAACACATGGCCGAGATCGACCACGCGAACCAGCGCGGCCAGGAACACCCGGTCGGCGCCTGA